A region of the Spirochaetota bacterium genome:
CGCGCTCATCGCGAGCGGGTTGCCGGAGAGCGTCCCCGCCTGGTACACGGGACCGTCCGGCGCCACCTTCGCCATGATCTCGCGCGACGCGCCGTAGGCCCCCACCGGGAGACCGCCGCCAATGATCTTCCCCAGCGTAGTGATATCGGCCCTCACGCCGAAGTATTCCTGCGCGCCGCCGGGTGCGAGCCTGAACCCGGTGATCACCTCGTCGAAAATGAGGAGCACCCCGTAGCTGTCGCACAGGGCGCGCACGGAGGCCAGGTATCCTTCGCTCTTGAAGCAATCGTTCTTGCCGGGTTCCGGTGAATCGACGCACGCGGTGCTGTAATAATAGGTGAAATTTTCAAACGGGGGGATAAGCCCGTAGTTGCACGGGACCGGTTCCACGATGAACGCGGCTATCCGCCCCCGCTCCTTTTTGAACGCGTCCTCCAGGCGGTCGAGATCGTTGAAGGGGACCACGATCGTGTCGCGCGCGTTATCGGCGGTGACCCCCGCGGAGTCCGGGGTCCCGAACGTGGCGAGCCCCGATCCCCCGGCGACGAGCATGTGGTCCGCGTGACCGTGGTAGCAGCCGTCGCACTTCATGATCTTGTTCTTCCCGGTATACCCGCGCGCTAACCTTATCGCACTCATCACCGCCTCGGTGCCGGAGCTCACGAAGCGGACCTTCTCGATCGAGGGGAAGCGCGCGGTCACCATCTCCGCGAGCTCGACCTCGTAGCGGTTGGGCGTCCCGAAACTCGTACCATTCTGGGCCGCCGTCACGACCGCCCCGATCACGTCGGGGTCGGCGTGCCCCAGGATGAGCGGGCCCCAGGACATGCAGTAGTCGACAAACTCGTTCCCGTCCTCGTCGGTGAGGACGGGGCCCGCGCCCTTTTTCATGAAGAGCGGGTTTCCCCCCACGGACTTGAAGGCGCGCACGGGCGAGCTCACGCCCCCCGGCATGAGGGCCTGCGCCCTTGCAAATAGTTCGATCGATTTTTCGATTTTCATGGTGTCACACAATTCATAATGAGTCTAAGGTCAAACAGGGTCTATACTGGCAACGCCTTTCATGGGAGATGAGGGGATTTATGAGGTGAAAGAGATGGAGGCGTGGTGGTTCTTCCCCAACCAAAAATCCTCATACACGAAAACATGAGTTCTTTCTCAACTTCCCCAATGACTTGGCAAAGGTCCCTGGTCCAAGCATGTACCCCCCTCCGGCGCATGTCAAGGGAGATACAAGGTTTGCCCGGACAGGAAATAAGGGCAGGATTGTATTTTTTTCAATTAATCAAAAGAGAGAAGGGCGGGCCCCTCTCTCTTCACGAACATGCAACCCTGCCGCCGGGCAATCCAGCCCAGCGGCCAGATTTATCTGATCATCAATCCGATTCGAAGATCCTCTCGGTTCCGCCCGGCGTCGTGACAAAAAGCTGCAAGGCGAGCTCGTAGCGCGGCCCCTGGAAAAATTCAACGCGTATGGCGTGCTTTCCCTTCGTGAGCTTAATGGTACCGGTCAGTTCGGAAGGCGGATGCACCCCGTCATTATCCACGACGAGCGTTTCGTCGATATACACGCGCGACCCGTCGTCCGAGAGCACCCTGAAGGAGAAATCCCCTTCCGCGGCGGCCGTGAACGATCCCGTGTACCTGATCGCGAACCACTCGGTCCGGTCGCTTATTCCGGGGAATCCGGTATCAAAACTTCTCGGTTCAACGTTGAGGGTCTTCGTGTAGATGGTGCCGTTCGGCTTCAGCACGCTGAAATCCGGAAGGCTGCCGCTGTCTTCGGGAATAAAAAATACTTCCCCCTTCATGGCCCCCGGGATCATCTTCGTGCCCCCGAACACCGCCTCGGTCTTCTTTACCTCGACTGGCATCGCCTTCTCTGCCTTGGCGCTTTTCTTTCCGCCCGGCCAGGGTATGGTTTCCATCTCCCCCGCCTGCGCGATCAGCGCGCACGCGAACACGCCCAGGACAAGGAACAGTGCAAATTTTAATTTCATTGATAACCTCGCTTTTTCGCTTCAATTACCATGAACGCATTGAGCAGTCAATCTCTAAATCCAGACGGTCCAGCGCCAGGTACAACCGTATCCATCACCTGTCCTTCCCGGAAAAAGAGGATAAAGTTCCAGGGAACCGGTCTGGACCTCACCCCCTTCCCCTGTGTAAAGCCTCCTCCTGGAGACTTCCTGCCTTTCCACCTGAAATAGGCAACCAACCCCATTTTTACGTACGTCGTCCGGCATGGAATTGTTTTATGGTGCTCATAGTGAGTTTCCCTGTAAATTTGATCTAGCGTTTGACTCGTTATCTTGAATA
Encoded here:
- a CDS encoding glutamate-1-semialdehyde 2,1-aminomutase, which encodes MKIEKSIELFARAQALMPGGVSSPVRAFKSVGGNPLFMKKGAGPVLTDEDGNEFVDYCMSWGPLILGHADPDVIGAVVTAAQNGTSFGTPNRYEVELAEMVTARFPSIEKVRFVSSGTEAVMSAIRLARGYTGKNKIMKCDGCYHGHADHMLVAGGSGLATFGTPDSAGVTADNARDTIVVPFNDLDRLEDAFKKERGRIAAFIVEPVPCNYGLIPPFENFTYYYSTACVDSPEPGKNDCFKSEGYLASVRALCDSYGVLLIFDEVITGFRLAPGGAQEYFGVRADITTLGKIIGGGLPVGAYGASREIMAKVAPDGPVYQAGTLSGNPLAMSAGIATLGKLARTDGYAVLGRKTEEFRALLRPVIAKYAGRVLFLQLGSIFAFYFTASESVLSLADVKSCDMGLFARFHRAMLDRGVYLSPSGYEVGFLSTAHGTPQLEKTARAVAESLDAIFA
- a CDS encoding beta-glucosidase, translating into MKLKFALFLVLGVFACALIAQAGEMETIPWPGGKKSAKAEKAMPVEVKKTEAVFGGTKMIPGAMKGEVFFIPEDSGSLPDFSVLKPNGTIYTKTLNVEPRSFDTGFPGISDRTEWFAIRYTGSFTAAAEGDFSFRVLSDDGSRVYIDETLVVDNDGVHPPSELTGTIKLTKGKHAIRVEFFQGPRYELALQLFVTTPGGTERIFESD